The following proteins are co-located in the Fructilactobacillus carniphilus genome:
- a CDS encoding anthranilate synthase component I family protein — MTNYVRHVAKYCDPDFNPTQIMAQAHQEHPGAGYLFDLTGQPPFDQQHIIYLGLHPQHQITYREGVITTNGHSISKKLQPYLEQLLQKYHFDAADQPLPFSGGLVGYLAYDYSRELVPNIPAVANPYDFADAAFLLFTEVVGFAPETNEVTLIQNLPEGEPDTLAELQQELQRLQASFTTEPTLHLTHPLQPSYDQPTYTRLIDQVVDHIYRGDIFQLILSNPLVGQAAGSLLALYQELTGNYHCYFSCGDFQAATASPETLLRKTGSHLATFPLAGTRRRGKDADEDEQMAQELLSDPKESAEHNMLVDLGRNDLGAVSQFNSVRVTEHMQLHKYQQVMHLASTVESEIEPEQSALDALKAVFPAGTLSGAPKSSALKIIAQLEQQKRGLYGGTFGYLDFNGDCNFAIGIRLAQQKGDQLLVQSGAGIVADSVGKHEYQECFNKTRVVRQALARATHQEVLADDFID; from the coding sequence ATGACAAACTATGTAAGACACGTTGCTAAGTATTGCGACCCTGACTTTAATCCCACTCAGATCATGGCGCAGGCTCATCAAGAACATCCCGGCGCTGGTTACCTGTTTGATCTCACGGGGCAACCACCCTTTGATCAACAGCACATTATTTACCTTGGCTTGCATCCGCAACACCAAATTACCTACCGGGAAGGCGTGATTACAACCAACGGGCACTCTATTTCAAAAAAACTGCAACCCTACCTCGAACAATTACTGCAGAAATATCATTTCGATGCAGCAGACCAACCGCTTCCCTTTTCTGGAGGATTGGTGGGGTACCTGGCCTATGATTATAGTCGTGAACTTGTTCCCAACATTCCGGCAGTGGCTAATCCATACGATTTTGCTGATGCCGCCTTTCTCCTCTTCACAGAAGTAGTGGGCTTTGCTCCAGAAACGAACGAAGTTACTCTGATTCAGAATCTGCCCGAGGGTGAACCGGACACGTTAGCGGAATTGCAGCAGGAGCTGCAGCGCTTACAGGCTAGTTTTACCACTGAACCCACATTGCACCTAACGCATCCCCTGCAACCAAGCTACGACCAACCGACCTATACACGATTGATTGATCAAGTTGTCGACCATATTTATCGGGGTGACATTTTCCAACTCATCTTGTCCAATCCCCTGGTCGGTCAGGCCGCGGGGAGTCTGCTCGCGTTGTACCAGGAGCTCACGGGTAACTACCATTGTTACTTCAGCTGTGGCGACTTTCAAGCAGCCACTGCTTCGCCCGAAACCTTACTACGAAAGACGGGATCGCACCTCGCCACTTTTCCGTTAGCCGGAACGCGACGACGCGGAAAGGATGCTGACGAAGACGAACAAATGGCGCAAGAACTACTAAGTGATCCCAAGGAAAGTGCCGAGCACAACATGCTTGTCGACTTGGGTCGTAATGATCTGGGAGCTGTGAGCCAGTTTAACTCTGTTCGGGTGACCGAGCACATGCAATTGCACAAATATCAACAGGTCATGCACCTCGCTTCGACCGTTGAAAGTGAGATTGAGCCCGAGCAGTCTGCACTTGATGCCCTGAAAGCCGTCTTTCCCGCCGGAACCTTATCCGGAGCGCCCAAGAGTTCGGCCCTCAAAATCATTGCCCAACTCGAGCAACAAAAACGCGGGCTCTACGGTGGGACCTTTGGCTACCTCGACTTTAACGGCGACTGTAACTTTGCCATCGGAATTCGTTTGGCGCAGCAAAAAGGTGACCAGCTACTAGTCCAATCCGGTGCCGGCATCGTGGCCGACAGCGTTGGCAAGCACGAATATCAAGAATGTTTCAATAAAACCCGGGTGGTGCGCCAGGCACTGGCGCGGGCCACTCATCAGGAGGTCCTCGCAGATGATTTTATTGATTGA
- a CDS encoding ABC transporter ATP-binding protein, whose translation MLKLSHISKTYQTGTEVTHALNDVSFEIQPNQLTVILGPSGSGKSTMLNILGGMDRPTTGSVTYDGNVINTESDRELTEYRKKMVGFVFQFYNLISNLTVAENVAIAAQLVNKQYQQPINDCLAQVGLQQRERNFPDQLSGGEMQRVAIARALAKHPRVLLCDEPTGALDTQTSQQVFKLLQASKNPQTAVVIVTHNPLVAQIADRVIRIRDGEVEKVSDNANPLTVEEVDWG comes from the coding sequence ATGCTAAAACTAAGCCATATCAGTAAAACCTATCAAACTGGGACAGAGGTTACTCACGCATTAAATGACGTTAGTTTTGAGATTCAACCCAATCAACTAACGGTTATTTTGGGACCAAGTGGCTCTGGGAAAAGTACGATGCTGAACATTTTGGGGGGAATGGATCGTCCGACCACCGGTTCTGTTACCTACGATGGGAATGTAATTAATACAGAATCAGACCGGGAATTAACCGAATATCGCAAAAAAATGGTCGGCTTTGTGTTTCAATTTTATAATTTGATTTCTAATTTAACGGTGGCAGAAAACGTTGCGATCGCGGCGCAGTTGGTAAACAAACAGTATCAACAACCTATAAACGATTGTTTAGCACAAGTGGGGCTTCAGCAGCGAGAACGAAATTTTCCTGATCAACTATCAGGGGGAGAAATGCAACGAGTCGCCATTGCCCGTGCCCTCGCTAAGCATCCCCGGGTTTTACTGTGTGATGAACCCACAGGAGCGCTTGACACCCAAACGTCTCAGCAAGTTTTTAAGTTATTGCAAGCCAGTAAGAATCCGCAAACTGCGGTTGTAATTGTGACCCATAATCCGTTAGTGGCGCAAATTGCGGATCGAGTTATTCGGATTCGGGATGGTGAAGTGGAAAAGGTTAGCGACAATGCTAATCCATTAACTGTGGAGGAGGTTGATTGGGGATGA
- a CDS encoding winged helix-turn-helix transcriptional regulator, with amino-acid sequence METKRHLDDCPIQPVVDIISGKWTAYVLWEIYNGNNHYGSMARALPGISSRTLSTRLKMLESRGIITRTIFDTNPPTVAYKLTNKGNELAPILISMKEWSERFKNGD; translated from the coding sequence ATGGAAACAAAACGTCATCTTGATGATTGTCCAATTCAACCAGTTGTGGATATTATCAGTGGTAAATGGACTGCTTATGTCTTATGGGAAATTTATAATGGCAATAATCACTACGGAAGCATGGCGCGTGCTTTACCAGGAATTAGTAGTCGTACCCTCTCTACTAGATTGAAAATGTTGGAAAGCCGTGGAATTATTACCAGAACCATTTTTGACACTAATCCTCCAACGGTTGCCTATAAACTAACCAATAAAGGAAACGAGCTGGCTCCAATTCTGATTTCTATGAAAGAATGGTCTGAGCGATTTAAAAACGGTGATTGA
- a CDS encoding AvrD family protein, with product MNYSIDNILGNYEYRYFGNGYKKISHYIKKLKFLDKTHYTACAKVSRCSTWSSKNSIQQNQHLTSIDAIDITNKIFSLILFNENKKTENYILYYFEIKTGTIPVENIEDIHVEGTIENHESDYYLFLRIGDMKIESRFLNYGDGFFNEFNEYKNITNYIENIEFDGDSSLTCKYIPESNLGKTNVYLASWLIVFAQLGEVLAFNLAKTSREKSNNFWVRKLKIDLNVNGLLKTDEKDTLMLKVIKNKSINKNNEIWHSFDMEGSDLRNLVDVSAKTALKE from the coding sequence ATGAATTATTCCATTGACAATATTTTAGGTAATTATGAATATAGATATTTTGGAAACGGATATAAAAAAATATCTCATTATATAAAAAAATTAAAATTTTTAGATAAGACCCATTATACAGCTTGTGCAAAAGTCTCTCGATGTAGTACTTGGTCAAGTAAAAACAGTATACAACAAAATCAACATTTGACTAGTATCGATGCAATAGATATAACAAATAAAATTTTTTCATTAATTTTATTTAATGAAAATAAAAAAACCGAAAATTATATATTATATTATTTTGAAATAAAAACCGGAACGATACCAGTTGAAAATATTGAAGATATTCATGTTGAAGGTACTATTGAAAATCATGAAAGTGATTATTATTTATTTTTACGTATTGGAGATATGAAAATAGAAAGTAGATTCTTAAATTATGGAGATGGCTTTTTTAATGAATTTAATGAATATAAAAATATAACCAATTATATTGAAAATATTGAATTCGACGGTGATAGTTCCTTAACTTGCAAATATATTCCTGAATCAAATTTAGGAAAAACAAACGTATATTTAGCGTCTTGGTTAATTGTCTTCGCGCAGTTAGGAGAAGTCTTAGCATTTAATTTGGCTAAAACATCTAGGGAAAAATCTAATAATTTTTGGGTTAGAAAATTAAAAATTGATTTGAACGTAAATGGTTTACTTAAAACTGATGAAAAAGACACGCTTATGTTAAAAGTTATAAAGAACAAAAGTATAAATAAGAATAATGAAATTTGGCATTCATTTGATATGGAAGGAAGCGATTTAAGAAATTTGGTTGATGTCAGTGCAAAGACAGCTTTAAAAGAATAG
- a CDS encoding anthranilate synthase component II has translation MILLIDNYDSFTYNLYQLLGQFTTDIQVIKNDELTVAEIQALHPAGIILSPGPGNPDDAGVSLDVVRQLHGQVPMLGVCMGLQVMIQACDGQVVPAQHLMHGKTSRLQLDPHSVLFRGAGDAGTVARYHSLVGERASLPDIFKVTAIDENQELMAAEIPSQRMYGVQFHPESILTEAGLGERIVENFLRVVD, from the coding sequence ATGATTTTATTGATTGATAACTACGACAGTTTTACGTATAACCTGTACCAACTGCTTGGTCAGTTTACAACCGACATCCAGGTAATCAAAAACGACGAACTGACGGTGGCTGAGATTCAAGCGTTACATCCAGCCGGAATAATCCTTTCTCCCGGTCCCGGAAATCCAGACGACGCGGGAGTTAGTTTGGACGTGGTGCGCCAGTTACACGGTCAAGTCCCGATGCTCGGAGTCTGCATGGGCTTGCAGGTCATGATTCAAGCTTGTGACGGACAGGTAGTTCCCGCCCAACACTTGATGCACGGAAAAACTTCCCGGTTACAATTGGACCCGCATAGCGTTCTTTTTCGCGGAGCTGGAGATGCCGGAACCGTGGCTCGTTATCACTCCTTAGTGGGCGAGCGTGCTTCTCTTCCGGATATATTTAAGGTTACCGCTATCGATGAAAATCAAGAATTAATGGCGGCTGAAATTCCCAGCCAACGAATGTATGGCGTTCAATTTCATCCGGAATCAATTTTGACGGAGGCTGGTTTGGGCGAACGGATTGTGGAGAATTTTTTACGGGTGGTTGATTAG
- a CDS encoding DUF1828 domain-containing protein, producing MHTKALLQNYAAWLLNNFKIDSLNEDTDIVTTPYLNFMNDYIRFYVTSQGQKLILSDDGETITDLILNSIDINTPQRRKEIENITNQFNVSLVDGDNLTITGNKDNFPLMEHQLISTLIRIDSLNMLKRQNVAQLFKEDVLKYFTNNDFGGLDNYELIGSSGVNYKIDYSIPPHKKNPLKLINIQNTLNNNLIAASAFEFQDIQTVVSKDINYFIVYNDELGQPSPRAKKIAESAQVNLLSFTDKAQLDQLKNS from the coding sequence ATGCATACGAAAGCTTTACTACAAAACTATGCTGCTTGGCTTTTAAACAACTTTAAAATTGATTCTCTCAATGAGGACACAGACATCGTTACAACCCCCTACCTTAATTTTATGAATGATTACATTCGCTTTTACGTTACATCTCAAGGCCAAAAGTTAATCCTTAGCGATGACGGTGAAACAATTACCGATCTTATATTGAATAGTATTGATATCAATACTCCACAACGAAGAAAAGAGATTGAGAACATTACCAATCAATTCAATGTTTCCTTAGTAGATGGAGACAATTTAACGATTACTGGTAATAAAGACAATTTTCCGTTGATGGAGCATCAATTAATTTCAACTTTAATTAGAATAGATAGTTTAAACATGTTAAAACGCCAAAATGTGGCCCAATTATTTAAAGAAGATGTTTTAAAATATTTTACTAATAATGATTTTGGTGGCTTAGATAACTATGAGTTAATTGGTTCTAGTGGAGTTAACTATAAAATTGACTACTCAATTCCTCCTCATAAAAAGAATCCACTCAAATTAATTAACATTCAGAACACTCTAAACAATAATCTAATTGCTGCTTCAGCATTTGAATTTCAAGATATTCAAACCGTTGTTTCAAAAGATATCAATTATTTCATCGTTTATAATGACGAACTTGGCCAACCAAGTCCACGAGCTAAAAAAATTGCCGAATCAGCTCAAGTTAATCTCCTTTCTTTTACTGATAAAGCTCAACTAGATCAATTAAAAAATTCATAA
- a CDS encoding AAA family ATPase, with amino-acid sequence MHKKKHIVISGTYSTGKTTTTTALSIATGIPMINSLSAREILTYLYPGRRFQDMDMTELIALGLFRFKERIKAEEKLIANNNDFISDGSVLNEWIYGTVRTQIGINPGAPWYHQVIKFILGLNSNRFMKKYLKSYGVVVNKYAKDTYTNVIHLPIEFKMSPDGHRPVSEKYRRLSDKDIFNSYKKLGIPMDVVGGSQIERINKIIKILDLPQIVSSENAINEANKRIEKSREMVSQRIIDQYHKPTILEKIRILSRF; translated from the coding sequence ATGCATAAAAAGAAACATATTGTTATTTCAGGAACTTATTCGACTGGAAAAACCACGACGACTACTGCCTTATCGATTGCTACGGGAATTCCAATGATAAATTCTTTATCAGCTAGAGAAATTTTGACTTATCTTTATCCTGGAAGAAGGTTTCAAGATATGGATATGACAGAGTTAATTGCATTAGGTTTATTCAGATTTAAAGAAAGAATCAAAGCTGAAGAGAAATTAATTGCGAATAATAATGATTTTATTTCTGATGGATCCGTTTTAAATGAATGGATATATGGAACGGTTAGAACTCAAATAGGGATTAATCCAGGAGCGCCTTGGTATCATCAAGTAATTAAATTTATTTTGGGGCTTAATTCTAATAGATTTATGAAAAAATATCTAAAATCTTATGGGGTAGTTGTAAATAAGTATGCCAAGGATACTTATACTAACGTTATCCATCTTCCAATTGAATTTAAAATGTCACCAGATGGACATAGACCTGTATCAGAAAAATATAGGAGATTATCTGATAAAGATATCTTTAATTCCTATAAAAAATTAGGTATTCCTATGGATGTTGTTGGTGGCAGTCAAATAGAGCGTATAAATAAAATAATAAAAATTCTAGATTTACCTCAAATCGTATCAAGTGAAAATGCGATAAATGAAGCTAATAAGAGAATTGAAAAAAGTAGAGAGATGGTATCACAAAGAATAATTGATCAATACCATAAACCAACTATTCTAGAAAAAATAAGAATATTATCACGATTTTGA
- a CDS encoding Abi family protein, which yields MNYKPKLTETELISHMKAKGITFNEINEQQAKHVLVHKNYYFKLTAYRKNFTKRNGKYQNLDFAYLVDLASIDMQLREYLLSLSLDIEHSIKVKILALITNDSTEDGYSIIKDFKQYNESAYKNTVKYLKNNRYMNDFYNKHHDHISIWALLEVMTFGALSYFVDFYYQRTKYKSVKKIKNYFKYTKNIRNACAHSNPLLVNLFSEKELVPKPTAQVTTAATLMGIPKSELHDMKVNDLTSLFFLHSYVKDGSVGKRRAQQGNALIKRFNRHSEWYESVSSIKKIKKILTKLIDYLEKH from the coding sequence ATGAACTATAAACCGAAGCTGACAGAAACCGAACTCATAAGTCACATGAAAGCCAAAGGAATCACATTTAATGAAATCAATGAGCAGCAGGCGAAGCATGTTTTAGTTCACAAAAACTATTATTTTAAGTTAACTGCCTACCGAAAAAATTTCACGAAACGTAACGGAAAATATCAAAACCTAGATTTTGCTTATTTAGTTGATCTAGCCTCCATTGACATGCAACTACGGGAATATTTATTGTCACTTTCTTTAGACATTGAGCACAGCATCAAAGTAAAAATTTTAGCTTTAATCACGAATGATTCCACAGAGGATGGTTATTCCATTATCAAAGATTTTAAGCAATACAATGAATCAGCCTACAAAAATACTGTGAAATACCTAAAAAACAATCGCTATATGAATGATTTTTACAATAAACACCACGACCACATTTCAATTTGGGCACTGTTAGAAGTAATGACATTTGGAGCGTTATCTTATTTTGTGGACTTTTATTATCAACGGACCAAGTATAAGTCCGTCAAAAAAATCAAAAATTACTTTAAATACACCAAAAACATCCGCAATGCCTGCGCCCACAGTAATCCCTTACTGGTTAATTTATTTTCGGAAAAAGAGTTGGTTCCGAAGCCAACTGCCCAGGTGACCACTGCTGCAACCTTGATGGGCATTCCTAAATCCGAACTACACGATATGAAGGTTAATGACCTAACTTCCCTCTTCTTTTTACACTCATACGTTAAGGATGGTTCGGTTGGCAAACGGCGAGCACAGCAAGGCAACGCCCTAATCAAGCGCTTTAATCGTCACTCCGAATGGTATGAATCCGTTAGTTCCATTAAAAAAATCAAGAAAATTTTAACTAAATTAATTGACTATTTAGAAAAACATTAG
- a CDS encoding NADH-dependent oxidoreductase has translation MVRKLTDSVTFRRGVTVNGRLFMPPMLTSSGTVDGRATEDTLQYYAARSKTAGMLITEYHYVSENGGPSGGGPFGQQLGIYDDQHVESIKALATDMKQDGAKAILQINHGGLRSNGFGAEHGYAFGPSVIHFLKLDYQVLELTTDQIHAIIRDFGLATKRAIDAGFDGVEIHGANHYLLQQFMSTYSNRRTDEWGGSLANRMRFPLAVAKEVLRVVNQYAPKDFIVGYRISPEELHQDGSGYTIADSNQLVKELNKLKLDYLHVSIFGHYYDGPKDSKLSYTQIYRESLDDETKLLAVGGVFSAEAALDAVNHYMDMVGMARGSLIDPLFGYKVANDQADEIVHEISPEQLKQTSWTKGLLDSFSLPDNGLPPLPNGDSIKK, from the coding sequence ATCGTACGGAAACTAACGGATTCAGTCACATTTCGCCGCGGGGTTACAGTAAACGGGCGGTTATTTATGCCACCAATGTTGACCTCGTCGGGAACGGTGGATGGAAGAGCAACTGAAGATACGTTGCAATACTACGCGGCTCGCAGTAAGACAGCGGGCATGTTGATCACCGAGTATCATTACGTCAGTGAGAACGGGGGACCCAGTGGCGGTGGTCCGTTTGGGCAACAACTCGGGATTTATGATGATCAGCACGTGGAATCGATTAAGGCGCTTGCCACAGACATGAAACAAGATGGAGCGAAAGCCATCTTGCAAATTAACCACGGTGGGTTACGCAGTAACGGCTTTGGCGCCGAACACGGGTATGCGTTTGGTCCGAGTGTCATCCATTTCCTGAAGTTGGATTATCAAGTGTTAGAGTTAACGACTGATCAGATTCACGCGATTATTCGCGACTTTGGTTTAGCCACGAAACGGGCCATTGACGCGGGTTTTGACGGCGTTGAAATTCACGGGGCCAATCACTACCTGCTGCAACAATTTATGTCAACGTATTCAAATCGGCGCACTGATGAATGGGGTGGCTCATTGGCTAATCGGATGCGTTTTCCACTAGCAGTTGCCAAGGAAGTCCTCCGCGTGGTAAATCAGTATGCTCCGAAAGATTTCATCGTCGGTTACCGGATTAGTCCCGAAGAACTGCATCAGGATGGCAGTGGCTACACGATTGCGGATTCCAATCAGTTGGTGAAGGAATTGAACAAGTTAAAACTAGATTACCTGCACGTTTCCATCTTTGGCCACTACTATGATGGTCCGAAAGACAGTAAGCTGAGTTACACGCAAATTTACCGCGAATCGCTCGATGACGAAACGAAGCTGTTGGCGGTCGGCGGTGTATTTAGTGCCGAAGCAGCGCTGGATGCTGTTAACCACTATATGGACATGGTCGGGATGGCCCGGGGAAGTTTGATTGATCCGCTGTTTGGATACAAGGTAGCTAATGATCAGGCGGATGAAATTGTACATGAGATTTCACCGGAACAGTTGAAACAAACGTCCTGGACCAAGGGATTGTTAGACTCGTTCTCGTTGCCGGATAACGGATTACCACCGTTGCCAAATGGTGATTCGATTAAAAAATAG
- a CDS encoding DUF898 family protein: MDNNSYFDGKLHQMIGWSLLSIIITIFTLGIGYPWAVVMKLKWINKHTVVNGRRLQFNGTALGLFGSYIKWFLLSIITLGIYAFWLNIKLYQWKAKNTDFAD, encoded by the coding sequence ATGGACAATAACTCTTATTTTGACGGCAAACTTCATCAAATGATTGGTTGGTCATTATTAAGTATTATTATTACCATATTCACCCTAGGAATTGGTTATCCCTGGGCAGTAGTTATGAAACTAAAATGGATTAACAAACACACAGTGGTGAACGGACGACGCTTACAATTTAACGGAACCGCACTAGGTCTCTTTGGCAGTTACATTAAATGGTTTCTTTTATCAATCATAACTCTAGGAATCTATGCATTCTGGTTAAATATTAAGTTATATCAATGGAAAGCAAAAAATACCGATTTTGCTGATTAA
- a CDS encoding ABC transporter permease → MRFLVKKLFRTVRKNWTQFFSVFLMAFLSVLFYTGLEGTWNGMKQNINHYAAQTHLASATLRTTSTSSDDLNQIRRLPGVKKVAAKTEVETDVQLQGKKRYLTVATPGNQQISQVYQVNGQRLPQHPRGIYLNQRFAQENGLRVGSHLTVKVNQQAARLKVAGIINAPDKMYYTGSNDFISPQAQNYGYGYVSRSTLTNQLQVPPTQNVVDLQTKHPEQVEKRLRSLLQNRYLTLQTRKSNIGIATAVDRVGQIRNLSLLFSFIFILLAILAMYTTIRKVIDQQQQDLATLQSLGYRNGRLTVYYSMYGFLVGGMGAIGGLIAAPFLSTFVMNSQKPMFTLPSWQIAYTTMPLYVALGVTLICMLAAYLAAQVNHGLLPAQAFRKGSTAQAGHRVWLEHWNSLWRRIPFGNRWSIRDNLGNKIQTAMGLVGIIGGLALVMTGFGTKNSMDHQVEQTYGHEYAYTQKINVQQPASATELQRLVQETDGKPIETITTSLQPRGQFDRPLTILSKNAPVHLATTSHQQLQNGGVYVTEGIAQTAHLHRNELVTLKPSLSSKTLKLKIKGIVKSNAPQGLYLTQSTWEKQGMTFLPTSILTQRSQLSASVKNSPAVSHVVSLTEQRQNAKAMVANLNSIFLMVQVFGILLTIVILYNLGSLSFTERSRSYATLEILGFSRRKIRNLTIVETLMITTVGWLLGVPFGEWFLARYVTTFNTSQLIYYPFLTKVSLVSASLIVIVAAFSTVLLLGRRLRRLDLIAATKGVE, encoded by the coding sequence ATGAGATTTTTAGTCAAAAAATTATTCCGCACGGTCCGGAAAAATTGGACCCAGTTCTTCTCGGTCTTTCTGATGGCCTTTCTCAGTGTTCTCTTTTATACCGGACTGGAAGGAACATGGAATGGGATGAAGCAAAACATTAATCACTATGCTGCCCAAACTCACTTAGCAAGTGCAACGTTACGGACAACTTCCACAAGTTCTGATGATCTGAATCAGATTCGTCGATTACCCGGAGTAAAGAAGGTTGCTGCTAAAACGGAGGTGGAAACAGACGTTCAGCTCCAAGGGAAAAAACGTTATTTGACCGTTGCCACCCCGGGAAATCAACAGATTTCACAAGTTTATCAGGTTAATGGACAGCGCTTGCCTCAGCATCCGCGGGGAATTTACTTAAATCAACGTTTTGCTCAAGAAAATGGCTTACGGGTGGGGAGTCATCTCACCGTTAAAGTTAACCAGCAAGCAGCGCGGCTTAAGGTAGCGGGAATAATCAATGCTCCTGACAAAATGTACTATACCGGGTCGAACGACTTTATTTCGCCTCAGGCGCAAAATTATGGGTATGGGTACGTGAGTCGATCCACGCTAACCAACCAGTTGCAAGTGCCTCCGACCCAAAACGTCGTTGATTTACAAACTAAACACCCAGAACAAGTTGAAAAGCGGTTACGTTCCTTACTACAGAATCGTTATTTAACTTTACAAACGCGGAAATCGAACATTGGGATTGCCACTGCCGTTGATCGGGTGGGCCAGATTCGGAATCTTTCGTTGCTCTTTTCGTTCATCTTTATTTTGCTAGCCATCCTGGCAATGTATACAACGATTCGGAAGGTAATTGACCAACAACAACAGGATTTAGCCACGTTACAATCATTGGGATATCGAAATGGTCGCTTGACCGTTTATTATTCGATGTATGGATTTTTAGTCGGCGGAATGGGAGCCATTGGTGGCTTAATTGCTGCTCCTTTTCTCTCGACCTTTGTCATGAATTCCCAAAAACCCATGTTTACCTTACCTAGCTGGCAAATTGCTTATACCACGATGCCACTTTACGTAGCGCTTGGGGTGACTCTGATCTGTATGCTGGCGGCCTACTTAGCGGCTCAGGTTAACCATGGCTTGCTACCGGCTCAGGCCTTTCGGAAAGGGAGCACTGCTCAAGCTGGACACCGAGTTTGGTTGGAACATTGGAACTCGTTATGGCGCCGGATTCCGTTTGGAAATCGTTGGTCAATTAGAGATAATCTGGGCAATAAAATTCAAACTGCGATGGGCTTAGTTGGAATTATTGGTGGCTTAGCACTAGTAATGACCGGATTTGGTACGAAGAACTCCATGGATCACCAGGTTGAGCAAACTTATGGCCATGAATATGCATATACGCAAAAAATTAATGTGCAGCAGCCAGCGAGTGCAACAGAATTACAGCGGCTGGTGCAAGAAACCGATGGGAAGCCGATTGAGACCATTACCACGAGTCTACAACCGCGGGGACAATTTGACCGGCCATTAACCATTTTAAGCAAGAATGCTCCGGTGCATCTGGCAACTACTAGCCATCAGCAACTGCAAAATGGTGGGGTGTATGTAACGGAGGGAATTGCTCAAACGGCCCATTTACATCGGAATGAGCTAGTGACCCTCAAACCTTCGCTCAGTTCGAAGACCTTGAAGCTTAAAATCAAAGGCATTGTGAAATCAAATGCACCTCAAGGACTTTATCTGACCCAATCTACTTGGGAGAAACAGGGGATGACATTTCTTCCCACTTCGATTTTGACGCAACGTTCCCAGTTGTCTGCTTCTGTTAAAAACAGTCCAGCTGTTAGTCATGTGGTAAGCCTAACCGAACAGCGGCAAAATGCCAAGGCGATGGTTGCCAATCTGAACAGTATCTTTTTGATGGTCCAAGTGTTTGGAATCCTGCTTACGATTGTAATTTTGTATAACCTCGGTTCACTAAGTTTTACGGAACGATCACGGAGTTATGCTACTTTAGAAATTTTAGGTTTTTCCCGCCGAAAAATTCGGAATTTAACCATCGTGGAAACCCTGATGATTACAACCGTGGGCTGGCTCTTAGGTGTTCCATTTGGCGAGTGGTTCCTGGCACGGTACGTCACCACTTTCAACACGAGTCAGTTAATTTACTATCCGTTTCTTACGAAGGTTAGTTTAGTCAGTGCTTCGTTGATTGTGATTGTGGCGGCCTTTTCGACGGTATTGTTACTGGGGAGAAGGTTACGTCGACTGGATCTGATTGCGGCAACGAAGGGAGTAGAATAG
- a CDS encoding glutathione peroxidase, translating to MLNSVYDYKTKELNGDPIDFADFKGKVILVVNTASKCGLAGQLKDLEKLYKKYHDQGLEIIGFPSNQFLMELKDSKNITEYCQVHYGVTFPITQTIKVNGADTDPLFAYLKKESGHGPLKWNYTKFLIGKDGKLIHRYAPITNPEKLKPEIQKALQA from the coding sequence ATGCTTAACTCAGTTTATGATTACAAAACCAAAGAACTAAACGGCGATCCGATTGATTTTGCCGACTTTAAAGGTAAGGTCATCCTCGTGGTTAACACCGCTAGCAAGTGCGGTTTAGCCGGACAATTAAAAGATTTGGAAAAGCTGTACAAAAAGTACCACGACCAAGGTTTAGAAATAATCGGCTTTCCTTCCAACCAATTCTTGATGGAATTGAAGGATTCAAAAAACATTACCGAATATTGCCAAGTTCACTACGGCGTCACCTTCCCCATCACCCAAACCATTAAGGTCAATGGTGCAGACACCGACCCGTTATTCGCCTACCTGAAGAAAGAATCCGGCCACGGTCCCCTTAAATGGAACTACACCAAATTCTTGATTGGCAAGGACGGCAAGTTGATTCACCGTTACGCTCCGATTACGAACCCAGAAAAACTGAAACCTGAAATTCAAAAGGCATTACAGGCCTAA